In Glycine max cultivar Williams 82 chromosome 7, Glycine_max_v4.0, whole genome shotgun sequence, a single window of DNA contains:
- the LOC100814741 gene encoding protein FATTY ACID EXPORT 3, chloroplastic, translated as MTLRFESVVWALNPKLSHHRFSIPNLRRNPHSLFAPPPPPRIRTSFLAFEEGGGGEIEPEKNENNNDNRTGAEESWKQALDTFREQASKIRDASQEAYELYSEKAIAVLKDATEELRVAAKEIGDEGKQYLTVVAENSPEVKEVVESFTSPSRDLSEISQLRDFYVGVPYGLVLSVGGFVSFMVTGSIAALRFGIVLGSVLLALGVSSLRAYKRGQPSSLMLKGQTAIASILFLREIRLLAAEGSPLVTYFTSLISGAVVAFYVYRLVLEHKQKNASNLENGAEN; from the exons ATGACTTTGAGGTTTGAATCAGTAGTGTGGGCTTTAAACCCTAAGCTAAGTCACCACCGTTTCTCCATCCCCAATCTTCGTCGGAATCCCCACTCTCTATTCgcacctcctcctcctcctcgcATTCGCACTTCCTTCCTCGCATTcgaagaaggaggaggaggagaaatcGAAccggagaaaaacgaaaacaaCAACGATAACCGTACCGGTGCCGAAGAATCGTGGAAGCAAGCTCTGGACACGTTCCGAGAACAGGCCTCGAAGATTCGAGATGCTTCTCAAGAAGCGTACGAGCTGTACTCCGAGAAGGCGATTGCGGTGTTGAAGGACGCCACGGAGGAGCTGAGAGTGGCCGCCAAGGAAATCGGCGACGAAGGCAAACAGTATCTCACCGTAGTTGCCGAGAATTCGCCGGAGGTCAAGGAAGTCGTTGAATCATTCACCTCTCCAAGTCGTGACCTCAGCGAGATTTCTCAATTGCGCGATTTCTACGTCGGTGTACCTTACG GTTTAGTTCTTTCTGTAGGGGGGTTTGTTTCCTTCATGGTTACAGGTAGCATTGCAGCACTAAGGTTTGGGATAGTGTTAGGTAGCGTCCTTTTGGCTCTAGGTGTTTCAAGTCTCCGGGCATACAAAAGAGGACAACCTTCTTCTTTAATGCTCAAAGGCCAAACTG CAATAGCAAGTATATTGTTTTTGCGGGAGATAAGATTGCTAGCTGCAGAG GGGTCACCACTTGTAACTTATTTCACTTCATTGATCAG TGGTGCAGTAGTGGCATTTTATGTCTACAGATTGGTACTggaacataaacaaaaaaatgcatCAAACTTGGAAAATGGTGCAGAAAATTAG